A window of the Buchnera aphidicola (Tetraneura ulmi) genome harbors these coding sequences:
- the argA gene encoding amino-acid N-acetyltransferase, with protein MNKRNTELITGFRQIVPYINFHRGKIFVIMLSSEVIKNENFSEIVSDIGLLHSLGISLVLVYGVSLQIDNFLSKLKIKKNYHKNIRITDFKSLSCVKRESGRLQLEITALLSMSLSDTPLEGANINVVSGNFIIAQPLGIEDGVDYLHSGRIRKINKESILKQLEIGSIVLIGPVAVSVTGESFNLISEEIATELSIQLKAEKLIGFCEKQGVMNKDEKVISELFPNEVEKIIKNKNKNKNIVFSSSVIRFLKGSIEACKNKVPRSHLISYLKHGSLLQELFSRNGIGSQIVAESTENIRKAVISDIGGILDLIKPLEKKRILVRRSREQLEFEIDKFTVIKQDNLTIGCAALYPFIKENIGEMACLVVHPDYRSSFRGETLLKSIISEARNINLKKIFVLTVQSVHWFQERGFFLVNIDSLPESKKKMYNYQRNSKVLMYKL; from the coding sequence ATGAATAAAAGAAATACAGAACTAATAACTGGATTTCGTCAAATTGTTCCGTATATTAATTTTCATAGAGGAAAAATTTTTGTTATTATGTTATCTAGTGAAGTTATAAAAAACGAAAATTTTTCAGAAATTGTTAGTGATATTGGTTTATTACATAGTTTAGGTATTTCTTTAGTTTTAGTTTATGGTGTATCGTTACAAATTGATAATTTTTTATCTAAACTTAAAATAAAAAAGAATTATCATAAAAATATTAGAATAACTGATTTTAAATCTCTTTCATGTGTTAAAAGAGAATCTGGAAGATTACAATTAGAAATTACAGCTCTTCTTTCTATGAGTTTAAGTGATACTCCTTTAGAGGGTGCTAACATAAATGTTGTAAGTGGAAACTTTATTATAGCTCAACCTCTTGGAATAGAGGATGGAGTTGATTATTTACATAGTGGAAGAATAAGAAAAATTAATAAAGAATCGATTTTAAAACAATTAGAAATTGGATCAATAGTGTTAATAGGTCCTGTCGCTGTTTCTGTTACTGGAGAAAGTTTTAATTTAATTTCAGAAGAAATAGCAACTGAATTATCAATTCAGTTAAAAGCAGAAAAATTAATTGGATTTTGTGAAAAACAAGGAGTTATGAATAAAGATGAGAAAGTTATTTCTGAATTATTTCCTAATGAAGTAGAAAAAATAATAAAAAATAAAAATAAAAACAAAAATATTGTTTTTTCTTCTAGTGTAATTAGATTTTTAAAAGGATCTATAGAAGCTTGTAAAAATAAAGTACCTAGAAGTCATTTAATAAGTTATTTAAAACATGGTTCTTTGTTACAAGAATTGTTTTCTAGAAATGGAATAGGAAGTCAAATTGTTGCAGAATCTACAGAAAACATTAGAAAAGCTGTTATAAGTGATATTGGAGGTATATTAGATTTAATAAAACCTTTAGAAAAAAAAAGGATTTTAGTAAGGAGATCTAGGGAACAATTAGAATTTGAAATAGATAAATTTACTGTTATAAAACAAGATAACCTAACAATAGGTTGTGCTGCATTGTATCCTTTTATAAAAGAAAATATTGGAGAAATGGCTTGTTTGGTTGTACATCCAGATTATCGTAGTTCTTTTCGCGGGGAAACTTTATTAAAAAGTATTATATCTGAAGCAAGAAATATAAATTTAAAAAAAATTTTTGTACTTACGGTACAGAGTGTTCATTGGTTTCAGGAAAGAGGTTTTTTTTTAGTGAATATAGATTCTTTACCAGAAAGTAAAAAGAAAATGTATAATTATCAAAGGAATTCTAAAGTTTTAATGTATAAATTGTAA
- the ribH gene encoding 6,7-dimethyl-8-ribityllumazine synthase codes for MKIFESGVVVNDKEIKIAIIISRFNYFINKNLLNSAIETLTRIGLIKNKNISIFKVPGAYEIPIITKSVIENFPNQFTAFIVLGTLIEGDTYHFKYISKTISNALMKISLENSIPIILGLLMTKNIEQAIERAGSKLGNKGYESAICTLEILNLIKLIKKNI; via the coding sequence ATGAAAATTTTTGAAAGTGGTGTTGTCGTAAATGATAAAGAAATTAAAATTGCAATTATAATTTCAAGATTTAATTATTTTATAAATAAAAACTTATTAAATTCAGCAATAGAAACTTTAACTAGAATTGGACTTATTAAAAATAAAAATATCTCTATTTTTAAAGTTCCAGGAGCATATGAAATTCCAATAATTACAAAAAGCGTAATAGAAAATTTTCCAAATCAATTTACAGCTTTCATAGTTTTAGGAACCTTAATAGAAGGTGATACCTATCATTTCAAATACATATCTAAAACTATAAGCAATGCCTTAATGAAAATAAGTCTAGAAAACTCAATACCAATAATATTAGGATTACTAATGACTAAAAACATTGAACAAGCAATTGAAAGAGCTGGATCAAAACTAGGAAATAAAGGATACGAATCAGCTATTTGTACATTGGAAATTTTAAATTTAATTAAATTAATAAAAAAAAATATTTAA